One Sphingopyxis macrogoltabida genomic region harbors:
- a CDS encoding TonB-dependent receptor, whose product MTRWIAALMAGTAMLPVAAHAQDTAGGAAESTDSLPGDIIVTAQRYKQRLQDVPLSVSAVSGDELAARGTTDLKDLQYSVPGFSTYETGAGRSTVQLRGIATTIGSSTVGVYFDETPLALDSISDGFNVRMLDLERVEVLRGPQATLYGQGSMGGTIRYIPAAPRLDAVSGSFNGEYSTTRYGADNYKAVGVLNLPLTTDVAAIRLVAGYERIGGFIDNVATGENNVNSADIYTVRGSFLLQPNDRFSLSLLGLYQKIDQDNQDNGINYRTSAVLPSPLRDRYTLVQGKIGYDLDFAELTTSASWIDRRNVTQFDLSDAFVPALVGVFGLPPGFIDQIGIAAATDYEIFNSEVRLASQSDGPLGWQVGASYNSTNIHQYGGTFNAPGALPFAIIASDDFRENKAFTLYGEANYAFTPQLKAIVGVRYYREHKQRNVRSTNFGLTTTDTGDATFETVNPRVNVSYEFTPDSMIYANVAKGFRSGGFNQTSAGGGIIDVPPSFEPDKIWTYELGTKHQLFGNKLILDASVYRSTWSDVQSNNFAPGGVLLIVNNSGHVSGWGVDLSATVRPVRELTLTATYGWNNLKFDQATADKAPGDPVDAAVRNSWSASFDYRPQLSGNVTGIFRIDYQHAGKGQFTLRNQPTPIIERPRRDIVNLRIGVAAGPVEVALFANNLFDENAPIITGPFALFSENVEQRPRVIGISASGRF is encoded by the coding sequence GCGCGGTGAGCGGCGACGAGCTTGCGGCGCGCGGGACGACCGACCTCAAGGACCTGCAATATTCGGTCCCGGGCTTTTCGACCTATGAAACCGGCGCTGGCCGCTCGACCGTCCAGCTCCGCGGCATTGCGACCACCATCGGCTCGTCGACGGTCGGCGTCTATTTCGACGAAACCCCGCTCGCGCTCGATTCGATCAGCGACGGGTTCAACGTCCGCATGCTCGACCTCGAACGCGTAGAGGTGCTCCGCGGCCCGCAAGCAACGCTATACGGACAGGGCTCGATGGGCGGCACGATACGTTACATTCCGGCCGCTCCGCGGCTCGACGCGGTGAGCGGGTCGTTCAACGGCGAATATTCGACGACGCGTTACGGCGCGGACAATTACAAGGCGGTTGGCGTCCTCAACCTGCCGCTCACCACCGATGTCGCGGCCATCCGCCTTGTCGCCGGTTACGAACGCATCGGCGGCTTCATCGACAATGTCGCGACCGGCGAGAACAACGTCAATTCGGCGGATATCTACACAGTGCGCGGCAGCTTCCTGTTGCAGCCGAACGACCGTTTCTCGCTGTCGCTGCTGGGCCTCTACCAAAAAATCGATCAGGACAATCAGGACAATGGCATAAATTACCGGACAAGCGCCGTCCTCCCGTCGCCGCTGCGTGATCGCTACACGCTCGTTCAGGGCAAGATCGGCTATGATCTCGATTTCGCCGAACTCACGACGTCGGCAAGCTGGATCGACCGGCGCAATGTGACGCAATTCGACCTTTCGGACGCGTTCGTGCCGGCGCTGGTCGGCGTGTTCGGCCTGCCGCCCGGCTTCATCGATCAGATCGGGATCGCCGCGGCGACCGACTATGAAATTTTCAACAGCGAAGTGCGGCTGGCGTCGCAGAGCGACGGCCCGCTCGGCTGGCAGGTCGGGGCGTCGTACAACAGCACGAACATCCACCAATATGGCGGGACCTTCAACGCGCCGGGCGCGCTCCCCTTTGCGATCATCGCCAGCGACGATTTTCGCGAGAACAAGGCCTTCACCCTCTATGGGGAAGCCAATTACGCCTTTACGCCGCAACTGAAAGCGATCGTCGGCGTGCGCTATTATCGCGAGCACAAGCAGCGCAATGTCCGCAGCACCAACTTCGGCCTCACGACGACCGATACCGGCGACGCGACGTTCGAGACGGTCAATCCGCGCGTCAACGTCAGCTATGAATTCACGCCGGACTCGATGATCTATGCCAATGTCGCCAAGGGGTTCCGCAGCGGCGGTTTCAACCAGACCTCGGCTGGCGGCGGCATCATCGACGTTCCCCCGTCATTCGAGCCCGACAAGATCTGGACCTATGAGCTGGGCACCAAGCACCAGCTGTTCGGGAACAAGCTGATCCTCGACGCCAGCGTCTATCGCAGCACATGGTCGGACGTGCAGTCGAACAATTTCGCTCCCGGCGGCGTGCTCCTCATCGTCAACAATTCAGGGCATGTGTCGGGCTGGGGCGTCGATCTTTCCGCTACCGTACGGCCGGTCCGGGAGCTGACGCTCACCGCGACCTATGGCTGGAACAATCTGAAGTTCGACCAGGCGACCGCCGACAAAGCGCCTGGCGACCCGGTCGACGCGGCGGTGCGCAACAGCTGGTCGGCATCGTTCGATTATCGTCCCCAGCTTTCGGGCAATGTCACCGGCATCTTCCGCATCGATTACCAGCACGCGGGCAAGGGCCAGTTCACCCTGCGCAACCAGCCGACGCCGATCATCGAACGGCCGCGCCGCGATATCGTCAACCTGCGCATCGGCGTGGCGGCGGGGCCGGTCGAGGTCGCCTTATTCGCGAACAACCTGTTCGACGAGAATGCGCCGATCATCACCGGCCCCTTCGCGCTCTTTTCGGAAAATGTCGAGCAGCGCCCGCGCGTGATCGGGATCAGCGCGAGCGGACGATTCTGA
- a CDS encoding MFS transporter has product MTGLAHPGIAAATEAGDHAAGAGAKAPASAWYALAILIGTTLFAFVDRQIINLIAPSLQRDLGISDLQLGMLQGLGFAFFASLAAYPIGWLSDRFGRRLVLGCCIMVWSISTAACAFQTSFTGIFAAAAGIAIGEAALTPVIFSMLPDLFPERQRNTANFIFFAVALLGAALGLALGGVTLNLLEANHGSLPAFFASMDSWRVALILVAAPGPLFVLLLTTIRMTSNSGRVAVEGEPALNHILPFLREHWRAIASIYGAIFAYSLPLGAVGAWLPVAMPRAFDGIDAASVGVQLGLAMGVGSIAGLIMAPIGIKLLRGDADLKPLRTARFYLTVASLPTLFILFAWQPWQIYAAVGVQVALLLATGALMPGVLQQLSPPHLRSRLLSLLGISGAIATGLAPMIVGAMSGLLDPDRGLLTAMVLVGLPAWIVAAVLMSLARRPFVTTIAAIRG; this is encoded by the coding sequence ATGACCGGATTGGCACATCCCGGAATAGCCGCCGCCACAGAGGCCGGCGATCATGCGGCCGGTGCGGGGGCGAAAGCTCCCGCGTCGGCGTGGTATGCCCTCGCGATCCTGATCGGCACCACGCTGTTCGCCTTTGTCGACAGGCAGATCATCAACCTGATCGCGCCGTCATTGCAGCGCGACCTCGGCATCAGCGACCTGCAACTCGGTATGTTGCAGGGCCTAGGCTTCGCCTTCTTCGCCAGCCTCGCCGCTTATCCGATCGGCTGGCTTTCCGATCGCTTCGGCCGCCGGCTGGTGCTGGGGTGCTGCATCATGGTCTGGTCGATCTCGACCGCCGCCTGCGCCTTCCAGACCAGCTTTACCGGCATCTTCGCAGCCGCCGCCGGGATCGCGATCGGCGAAGCGGCGCTGACGCCGGTTATCTTCTCGATGCTGCCTGACCTGTTCCCGGAACGGCAGCGCAACACCGCGAATTTCATCTTCTTCGCCGTCGCCCTGCTCGGCGCTGCCTTGGGTCTGGCGCTTGGCGGCGTGACGCTGAATCTGCTCGAGGCAAACCACGGCTCCCTGCCGGCATTCTTTGCCAGCATGGATAGCTGGCGGGTCGCGCTGATCCTTGTCGCCGCGCCCGGCCCGCTCTTTGTCCTGCTGCTGACGACGATCCGGATGACGAGCAATTCGGGCCGCGTCGCTGTGGAGGGCGAACCCGCCCTGAACCATATCCTGCCTTTCCTACGCGAACACTGGCGTGCGATCGCGTCCATATATGGCGCCATCTTTGCCTACAGCCTCCCGCTTGGCGCGGTGGGCGCCTGGTTGCCCGTCGCGATGCCGCGTGCCTTCGACGGGATCGATGCGGCGTCGGTCGGCGTCCAGCTCGGACTCGCGATGGGGGTGGGCTCGATCGCCGGCCTGATCATGGCGCCGATCGGCATCAAGCTGCTGCGCGGCGACGCCGACCTCAAGCCCCTGCGGACAGCCCGCTTCTATCTGACGGTCGCCAGCCTGCCGACCTTGTTCATCCTGTTCGCCTGGCAGCCGTGGCAAATCTATGCCGCGGTCGGCGTCCAGGTCGCACTCCTGCTCGCGACGGGCGCGTTGATGCCCGGCGTCTTGCAGCAACTGTCACCGCCCCACCTGCGCTCGCGCCTGCTGTCGTTGCTGGGCATCTCCGGCGCGATAGCGACCGGCCTCGCCCCGATGATCGTCGGCGCGATGTCGGGCCTGCTCGATCCCGATCGGGGGCTGCTGACCGCTATGGTCCTCGTCGGCCTGCCGGCATGGATCGTCGCGGCGGTCCTGATGTCGCTGGCGCGTCGTCCGTTCGTCACGACGATTGCTGCAATCCGCGGCTGA
- a CDS encoding HlyD family type I secretion periplasmic adaptor subunit produces MNEALWTSPVAADAIDNDSSDKPHRELRLGAAIVAVFFIGLLGWAAATPLDAAASAQGFVAVSGNRQAVQHRDGGIVTALHVVEGQLVAKGEPLLKISASELIATERGMTGEVVALLAQRARLVAEQNGLSRVAEPAEFASFAPADRVLAAEALRGQRRLFEARRGSLQTERGVLGQRMRQHAEQINGYAHQMRSNKEQQRLIGEELDGMRTLLPKGFVSINRVRAMERDAAALDGSYGAYRADIARSSEAIGEARMQVVALDRQMMEEVATQMRDGQIRLDELQPKLVALREQLARSTVRAPASGRVVGLKIFTVGGVVTPGETLMEIVPQDRMLVIEGKALPTDADDLAPGMTTQIRFTALQERNLPILVGKISKVSADSFEDERTGMRFFNIQLLVPPSELAKLRQVRRDGGLRAGLPVDIMIPLRKRTALAYLVEPLGQTLWMAGREN; encoded by the coding sequence GTGAACGAAGCATTGTGGACATCGCCGGTCGCGGCGGATGCGATTGATAACGACAGCAGCGACAAGCCGCATCGCGAATTGCGGCTCGGCGCTGCCATCGTGGCCGTGTTTTTCATTGGCTTGCTGGGGTGGGCAGCCGCCACGCCGCTCGATGCCGCGGCATCGGCGCAAGGCTTTGTCGCGGTTTCGGGAAATCGCCAGGCGGTCCAGCACCGTGACGGAGGCATCGTCACCGCACTCCATGTCGTTGAGGGACAGTTGGTCGCCAAAGGTGAACCGCTGCTCAAAATATCGGCCTCCGAACTGATCGCCACCGAACGCGGCATGACCGGCGAGGTCGTCGCCCTGCTGGCGCAGCGCGCGCGGCTGGTCGCCGAACAGAACGGGTTGTCGAGGGTCGCCGAGCCCGCCGAATTCGCGTCCTTTGCGCCCGCCGACCGGGTGCTCGCTGCAGAGGCCTTGCGCGGCCAGCGCCGGTTGTTCGAAGCGCGGCGGGGCTCGCTCCAGACCGAGCGCGGGGTGCTCGGCCAGCGGATGCGCCAGCATGCGGAGCAGATAAACGGCTATGCCCATCAGATGCGCTCGAACAAGGAGCAGCAACGGCTGATCGGCGAAGAACTCGACGGGATGCGCACGCTGCTGCCCAAGGGCTTCGTCTCGATCAATCGGGTCCGCGCGATGGAGCGTGACGCGGCGGCGCTCGACGGCAGTTATGGCGCCTATCGCGCCGACATTGCCCGCTCTTCGGAAGCAATCGGCGAAGCGCGGATGCAGGTCGTCGCGCTCGACAGGCAGATGATGGAGGAGGTCGCGACGCAGATGCGCGACGGACAGATCCGTCTCGACGAATTGCAACCCAAGCTGGTTGCGTTGCGCGAGCAGCTCGCGCGATCGACGGTCAGGGCCCCCGCCAGCGGCCGCGTCGTCGGTCTCAAGATCTTCACGGTCGGCGGGGTGGTCACGCCGGGCGAGACGTTGATGGAAATCGTCCCGCAAGATCGCATGCTGGTCATTGAGGGGAAGGCCTTGCCCACCGACGCGGACGATCTGGCGCCGGGAATGACGACGCAGATTCGCTTTACCGCGCTTCAGGAACGCAATCTGCCGATCCTTGTCGGCAAGATTTCAAAAGTGTCGGCCGACAGTTTCGAGGACGAACGGACCGGAATGCGCTTTTTCAACATCCAATTGCTCGTCCCGCCCAGCGAGCTGGCAAAGCTGCGGCAGGTCCGCCGGGACGGCGGGCTGCGTGCCGGCCTGCCGGTCGACATCATGATCCCGCTGCGCAAGCGGACTGCGCTCGCCTATCTCGTCGAACCGCTCGGCCAGACCTTGTGGATGGCAGGCCGGGAGAATTGA